A single window of Streptomyces cathayae DNA harbors:
- a CDS encoding CDP-alcohol phosphatidyltransferase: MPVFTRLHRPTRTTEEKRGDRKRGEKQGEETRPTSPVIRAFRPLGAFPPLSAFRTRCAALRDRHPRAVRAARLTLHLLAAALVLGALLLPNTAGALRPDRFTRIPAEAIIGAALLPALPRRPRIVAAVLYGVGLAVLTVLNLLDIGFKEYLGRGFNLVLDWGLLDDALAYVEDSMGPATATAATLGAITLALLLVVVMALAAVRLSELLARHRARATRGTLVAGTVWITCTALGVQVLGTPVASDRASAAVKVQARRVVNTLHDEAQFEKVARSDTFAATPPDRLLPDLRGKDVLITFIESYGRTALEDPVIAPGVTRTLDTGTETLAEAGYRARSGWLTSATFGGSSWLGHSTALSGLWIDNQQRYRTATSNDRLTLTKAFQKSGAWDTVGVMPGVQKGWPEAQWFGLDKVYNAFQLGYQGPKFSWSTMPDQYTLEAFQHLEHGKERDRGRNLMAEIILTSSHQPWAPLPEMVGWDELGDGSVFEAIQQAGKDPGSLMTDTTKSRQEYGRSVTYSVTALTQWLERYGTDDTVLVFLGDHQPVARVSGLRASRDVPVTIVAKDPKVLERIADWNWTEGLRPAEDAPVWKMDAFRDRFLKAYGSVPHPTGR; encoded by the coding sequence GTGCCTGTCTTCACACGCCTGCACCGGCCGACACGGACCACCGAAGAGAAACGAGGGGACCGCAAGCGGGGCGAGAAGCAGGGGGAGGAGACCCGCCCCACCTCTCCGGTCATCCGCGCCTTCCGCCCGCTCGGCGCCTTCCCTCCGCTCAGCGCCTTCCGCACCCGCTGCGCCGCGCTGCGCGACCGGCACCCCCGCGCCGTACGCGCCGCCCGCCTGACCCTGCACCTCCTCGCCGCCGCGCTGGTGCTCGGCGCCCTTCTGCTGCCCAACACCGCCGGCGCCCTGCGCCCCGACCGGTTCACCCGGATACCGGCCGAGGCGATCATCGGGGCCGCGCTGCTCCCCGCCCTGCCGCGCCGGCCCCGGATCGTCGCGGCCGTGCTGTACGGGGTCGGCCTCGCCGTGCTGACCGTGCTGAACCTGCTGGACATCGGGTTCAAGGAGTACCTGGGCCGGGGCTTCAACCTGGTCCTCGACTGGGGGCTGCTCGACGACGCCCTGGCCTATGTCGAGGACTCGATGGGCCCCGCGACCGCCACGGCCGCCACCCTCGGCGCGATCACCCTCGCCCTGCTCCTGGTGGTCGTGATGGCGCTGGCCGCCGTCCGGCTGAGCGAGCTGCTGGCCCGGCACCGCGCGCGGGCCACCCGGGGCACCCTCGTCGCGGGCACCGTGTGGATCACCTGCACCGCCCTGGGTGTGCAGGTCCTCGGTACGCCGGTCGCCTCCGACCGGGCCTCGGCGGCGGTGAAGGTGCAGGCCCGGCGCGTGGTGAACACACTGCACGACGAGGCGCAGTTCGAGAAGGTGGCGCGGTCCGACACCTTCGCGGCCACACCCCCCGACCGGCTCCTGCCCGACCTGCGCGGCAAGGACGTGCTCATCACGTTCATCGAGAGCTACGGCCGCACCGCCCTGGAGGACCCGGTGATCGCCCCCGGCGTCACCCGCACCCTCGACACCGGCACCGAGACCCTCGCGGAGGCGGGGTACCGGGCCCGGAGCGGCTGGCTGACCTCGGCGACGTTCGGCGGCAGCAGCTGGCTCGGCCACTCGACGGCACTGTCCGGCCTGTGGATCGACAACCAGCAGCGCTACCGCACCGCCACCTCGAACGACCGCCTCACCCTCACCAAGGCGTTCCAGAAGTCCGGGGCGTGGGACACCGTCGGCGTCATGCCGGGCGTCCAGAAGGGCTGGCCCGAGGCGCAGTGGTTCGGCCTCGACAAGGTCTACAACGCCTTCCAACTGGGTTACCAGGGACCGAAGTTCAGCTGGTCGACGATGCCGGACCAGTACACCCTCGAAGCCTTCCAGCACCTGGAGCACGGCAAGGAGCGCGACCGGGGCAGGAACCTGATGGCGGAGATCATCCTGACCTCCAGTCACCAGCCCTGGGCGCCCCTGCCCGAGATGGTCGGCTGGGACGAACTCGGCGACGGCTCCGTCTTCGAGGCCATCCAGCAGGCGGGGAAGGACCCCGGCAGTCTGATGACGGACACCACCAAGTCCCGTCAGGAGTACGGCAGGTCGGTCACGTACTCGGTGACCGCCCTCACCCAGTGGCTGGAGCGCTACGGCACCGACGACACCGTCCTCGTCTTCCTCGGCGACCACCAGCCCGTCGCCCGGGTCAGCGGCCTGCGGGCGAGCCGGGACGTGCCGGTGACGATCGTCGCCAAGGACCCGAAGGTGCTGGAGAGGATCGCCGACTGGAACTGGACGGAGGGCCTCAGGCCGGCCGAGGACGCGCCCGTGTGGAAGATGGACGCGTTCCGTGACCGTTTCCTGAAGGCCTACGGTTCCGTCCCGCACCCGACCGGACGCTGA
- a CDS encoding sodium-dependent transporter: MSSPSREQWGSRTGFLFAAIGSAIGLGNIWRFPAVAYENGGGAFLLPYLVALLTAGIPLLILEYSIGHRYRKSPPAAFRKLSRPAEVIGWWQVAICFVVAAYYAVILAWAVRYIGYSFGEQWGSDANAFFFGEFLQAAETPGPVSSYVDGVLWPLIAVWVVVLVILALGIRNGIEKANKFFIPLLVLFFVVLVGRALTLDGAGKGLDGLFRPDWSALGDGSVWVAAYGQIFFSLSIGFGIMITYASYLRKRSDITGSAMVAGFANSAFEILAGIGVFATLGFMAAAQGVGVNEVASSGIGLAFVAFPTVISQMPMGALFGVLFFASLVLAGLTSLISIVQVVIAAVQDRTGIRRVPAVLGVGGAIALVSILVFPTDSGIYLLDAADHFINQYGITLAALVVLVVVGWLLRRLPALQKHANDISTMRVGRWWLICLGIVTPLVLGWMMVDSLRAEFAENYAGYPTEFLLWAGWGVAAAALLVGVILSLVPWRSADAEVDAEAEADADAEAGVEAGSGSEVLEGGKN, from the coding sequence ATGTCCAGTCCTTCCCGTGAGCAGTGGGGAAGTCGCACAGGCTTCCTGTTCGCCGCGATCGGATCGGCGATCGGCCTCGGCAACATCTGGCGCTTCCCCGCCGTTGCCTACGAGAACGGCGGCGGGGCCTTCCTCCTGCCGTATCTCGTCGCGCTGCTGACCGCCGGTATCCCGTTGCTCATCCTCGAGTACTCGATCGGCCACAGATACCGGAAGTCGCCCCCGGCGGCCTTCCGCAAGCTGTCCAGGCCCGCGGAGGTGATCGGCTGGTGGCAGGTCGCGATCTGTTTCGTGGTCGCCGCCTACTACGCCGTGATCCTCGCCTGGGCGGTGCGCTACATCGGCTACTCCTTCGGCGAGCAGTGGGGCAGCGACGCCAACGCCTTCTTCTTCGGCGAGTTCCTCCAGGCCGCCGAGACCCCCGGCCCCGTGTCCTCCTACGTCGACGGTGTCCTCTGGCCTCTCATCGCGGTCTGGGTGGTCGTCCTGGTCATCCTGGCGCTCGGCATCCGCAACGGGATCGAGAAGGCCAACAAGTTCTTCATCCCGCTGCTGGTGCTCTTCTTCGTCGTCCTGGTCGGCCGTGCGCTCACACTCGACGGCGCCGGCAAGGGACTGGACGGGCTGTTCCGGCCGGACTGGTCGGCGCTCGGCGACGGCAGCGTGTGGGTCGCCGCGTACGGACAGATCTTCTTCTCGCTGTCCATCGGCTTCGGCATCATGATCACGTACGCCTCGTACCTGCGGAAGCGCTCGGACATCACCGGCTCCGCGATGGTCGCCGGCTTCGCCAACAGCGCCTTCGAGATCCTCGCGGGCATCGGGGTGTTCGCCACCCTCGGCTTCATGGCCGCGGCCCAGGGCGTCGGGGTCAACGAGGTCGCGAGCTCCGGCATCGGCCTGGCGTTCGTGGCGTTCCCGACGGTCATCTCCCAGATGCCGATGGGCGCACTGTTCGGCGTGCTGTTCTTCGCCTCGCTGGTGCTGGCCGGTCTCACCTCGCTGATCAGCATCGTGCAGGTCGTCATCGCCGCCGTGCAGGACCGCACCGGTATCCGCCGGGTCCCGGCGGTCCTGGGCGTCGGCGGGGCCATCGCCCTGGTGTCGATCCTCGTCTTCCCGACCGACAGCGGCATCTACCTGCTGGACGCGGCGGACCACTTCATCAACCAGTACGGCATCACGCTCGCCGCGCTGGTCGTGCTCGTCGTCGTGGGCTGGCTGCTGCGGCGGCTGCCCGCCCTCCAGAAGCACGCCAACGACATCTCCACGATGCGGGTCGGCCGCTGGTGGCTGATCTGCCTCGGCATCGTCACCCCGCTGGTGCTCGGCTGGATGATGGTCGACAGCCTGCGGGCGGAGTTCGCCGAGAACTACGCGGGCTACCCGACGGAGTTCCTGCTCTGGGCGGGCTGGGGCGTCGCCGCGGCGGCACTGCTCGTCGGCGTGATCCTCAGTCTGGTGCCCTGGCGCTCCGCCGACGCCGAAGTCGACGCCGAAGCCGAAGCCGATGCCGACGCCGAGGCAGGCGTGGAGGCGGGCTCCGGCTCCGAGGTACTGGAAGGGGGGAAGAACTGA
- the nirB gene encoding nitrite reductase large subunit NirB, with the protein MTATPGTPPTLVLVGHGMVGQRFLEALAERGLTATHRVVVLCEEPRPAYDRVRLTSYFSGCTPEELSVTEPEFIAAHGIELHVGDPAETIDREAREVTARSGLVVGYDVLVLATGSHPFVPPVPNKDAEGCFVYRTIEDLLAIEEYARRSTTGVVVGGGLLGLEAAGALKGLGLTTHIVEFAPRLMPVQVDEGGGAALLRTVEGMGLAVRTGTGTQEIVAGPDGAVTGMKLSDGSELATDLVVFSAGVRPRDQLARDCGLTVGERGGVAVDEQCRSVTDPRVFAIGECALAADGRVYGLVAPGYEQAETAAAALAEDESAFTGADLSTKLKLLGVDVASFGDAHGTTADCLDVVYSDSRSGLYRKLVVGRDGTLLGGILVGDADAYGTLRAFTGSVPPVSPESLVLPAGAGRPVGLGPSALPDEAIICSCNNVRKGTVREAVTEHRCTTVPEVKRCTKAGTTCGSCVKVIGRLVDAELAANGVEVDQGLCGCFAQTREELYEIVRALRVASHRDLLDRHGRAGARGGDGCEVCKPAVGSIIASLAPVIGASTYVLDGEQAALQDTNDHFLANLQKNGSYSVVPRIPGGEIAPEKLIVIGEIARDFGLYTKITGGQRIDMFGARVEQLPVIWARLVNAGFESGHAYGKSLRTVKSCVGQTWCRYGVQDSVRMAIDLELRYRGLRSPHKLKSAVSGCQRECAEARSKDFGVIATAHGWNLYVGGNGGATPRHADLLAQDLSDAGLVRLIDRFLMFYIRTADRLERTSVWLDRIPGGLDHVRDVVVHDSLGICDELEALMTAHVAHYRDEWAETVDDPEKLARFVSFVNAPGTPDPVVAFVSERDQMKPDLPLLTIGLRPADDPLEGTAAR; encoded by the coding sequence TTGACCGCCACCCCGGGAACACCCCCCACCCTCGTGCTCGTCGGCCACGGCATGGTCGGCCAGCGTTTCCTCGAGGCGCTCGCCGAGCGCGGTCTGACCGCCACGCACCGCGTGGTCGTGCTGTGCGAGGAGCCGCGTCCGGCGTACGACCGGGTCCGGCTCACCTCGTACTTCTCGGGGTGCACACCCGAGGAACTGTCCGTGACGGAACCGGAGTTCATCGCGGCCCACGGCATCGAGCTGCATGTCGGCGACCCGGCGGAGACGATCGACCGCGAGGCCCGCGAGGTGACCGCCCGTTCGGGGCTGGTCGTCGGCTACGACGTCCTGGTGCTGGCCACCGGCTCCCACCCGTTCGTGCCGCCGGTGCCGAACAAGGACGCCGAGGGCTGCTTCGTCTACCGCACGATCGAGGACCTCCTCGCGATCGAGGAGTACGCGAGGAGGTCGACGACCGGCGTGGTGGTCGGCGGCGGTCTGCTCGGTCTGGAGGCGGCGGGCGCCCTCAAGGGTCTCGGACTCACCACGCACATCGTGGAGTTCGCCCCGCGCCTGATGCCGGTGCAGGTCGACGAGGGCGGTGGCGCGGCGCTGCTGCGCACCGTCGAGGGCATGGGCCTGGCCGTCCGCACCGGCACCGGTACCCAGGAGATCGTGGCCGGCCCGGACGGCGCGGTCACCGGCATGAAACTGTCCGACGGCTCCGAACTCGCCACCGACCTGGTGGTGTTCTCCGCGGGTGTCCGCCCCCGTGACCAGCTGGCCCGGGACTGCGGCCTCACCGTCGGCGAGCGCGGCGGCGTCGCGGTCGACGAGCAGTGCCGCTCGGTCACCGACCCCCGTGTCTTCGCGATCGGCGAGTGCGCGCTGGCCGCCGACGGCCGGGTGTACGGGCTGGTCGCGCCGGGTTACGAGCAGGCGGAGACGGCGGCGGCGGCCCTCGCCGAGGACGAGTCCGCCTTCACCGGCGCCGACCTGTCCACCAAGCTGAAGCTGCTCGGCGTGGACGTGGCGTCCTTCGGCGACGCGCACGGCACCACCGCCGACTGCCTGGACGTCGTCTACTCCGACTCCCGCTCCGGCCTCTACAGGAAACTGGTCGTCGGCCGCGACGGCACTTTGCTCGGCGGCATCCTGGTCGGCGACGCGGACGCGTACGGCACGCTGAGGGCCTTCACCGGCTCGGTGCCGCCGGTCTCACCGGAGTCCCTGGTGCTGCCGGCCGGCGCCGGGAGGCCCGTCGGGCTCGGCCCGTCCGCGCTGCCGGACGAGGCGATCATCTGCTCCTGCAACAACGTCCGCAAGGGCACCGTCCGCGAGGCCGTCACCGAGCACCGGTGCACCACCGTGCCCGAGGTGAAGAGGTGCACCAAGGCCGGTACGACGTGCGGCAGTTGCGTGAAGGTGATCGGCCGACTGGTCGACGCCGAACTGGCGGCGAACGGCGTCGAGGTGGACCAGGGCCTGTGCGGCTGCTTCGCGCAGACCCGCGAGGAGCTGTACGAGATCGTCCGCGCCCTGCGCGTCGCCTCCCACCGGGACCTGCTGGACCGGCACGGCCGTGCGGGCGCCCGCGGCGGCGACGGCTGCGAGGTCTGCAAGCCGGCGGTCGGTTCGATCATCGCCTCCCTCGCCCCGGTGATCGGCGCGAGCACCTACGTCCTGGACGGCGAACAGGCCGCCCTCCAGGACACCAACGACCACTTCCTCGCCAACCTGCAGAAGAACGGATCGTATTCGGTCGTGCCCCGCATCCCCGGCGGTGAGATCGCCCCGGAGAAACTGATCGTGATCGGCGAGATCGCCCGCGACTTCGGCCTCTACACGAAGATCACCGGAGGTCAGCGCATCGACATGTTCGGCGCGAGGGTCGAGCAGCTTCCGGTGATCTGGGCCCGGTTGGTGAACGCCGGCTTCGAGTCCGGCCACGCCTACGGCAAGTCGCTGCGCACGGTGAAGTCCTGTGTCGGGCAGACCTGGTGCCGCTACGGCGTCCAGGACTCCGTCCGTATGGCGATCGACCTGGAGCTGCGCTACCGGGGCCTGCGCTCCCCGCACAAGCTCAAGTCGGCGGTCTCCGGCTGTCAGCGCGAGTGCGCCGAGGCCCGGTCGAAGGACTTCGGCGTCATCGCCACCGCCCACGGCTGGAACCTGTACGTCGGCGGCAACGGCGGCGCCACCCCACGCCACGCCGACCTGCTCGCGCAGGACCTCTCCGACGCCGGACTGGTCCGCCTGATCGACCGGTTCCTGATGTTCTACATCCGCACCGCCGACCGCCTGGAACGCACCAGCGTCTGGCTGGACCGGATCCCCGGAGGCCTGGACCACGTCCGGGACGTCGTCGTCCACGACTCGCTCGGCATCTGCGACGAACTGGAGGCCCTGATGACCGCCCATGTCGCCCACTACCGCGACGAGTGGGCCGAGACCGTCGACGACCCCGAGAAGCTGGCCCGGTTCGTGTCCTTCGTGAACGCGCCCGGCACCCCCGACCCGGTGGTCGCCTTCGTCTCCGAGCGCGACCAGATGAAGCCCGACCTGCCGCTGCTGACCATCGGCCTGCGACCCGCCGACGACCCCCTGGAAGGAACCGCCGCGCGATGA
- a CDS encoding alkaline phosphatase PhoX, translating into MERRTFLRASAMGGTGAVLGGALWHSAAYAAPAQPGTGPYGALDAADANGIRLPAGFTSRVIARSGQQVPGTSYTWHNAPDGGACYADGSGWIYVSNSEINPSGGAGAVRFSATGAVTGAYRILSGTRQNCAGGSTPWNTWLSCEEVDRGYVYETDPWGTKAAVRRDTMGRFKHEAAAVDPVRRVVYLTEDVSDSCFYRFRPTTWGDLSSGTLEVLVGGSGTSGPVSWARVPDPSGATATRNQVSGAKRFNGGEGCHYANDTCWFTTKGDNRVWQYNASAQTIELAYDDSLVPGGAAPLTGVDNVTGSSSGDLFVAEDGGTMEICVITPDDVVAPFLRVNGQSGSEITGPAFSPDGTRLYFSSQRGTSGSSSGGITYEVKGPFRI; encoded by the coding sequence GTGGAACGTCGTACCTTCCTTCGTGCGAGCGCCATGGGCGGCACCGGCGCGGTCCTCGGCGGCGCACTCTGGCACAGCGCCGCGTACGCGGCGCCCGCCCAGCCCGGCACGGGCCCCTACGGTGCGCTCGACGCGGCGGACGCCAACGGGATCCGGCTGCCGGCCGGGTTCACCAGCAGGGTGATCGCCCGTTCCGGCCAGCAGGTCCCGGGCACCTCGTACACCTGGCACAACGCCCCCGACGGCGGCGCCTGTTACGCGGACGGCAGTGGCTGGATCTACGTCTCCAACTCGGAGATCAACCCGTCCGGCGGCGCGGGCGCGGTGCGCTTCTCGGCCACCGGCGCCGTCACGGGCGCCTACCGCATCCTGTCCGGCACCCGGCAGAACTGCGCGGGCGGCAGCACCCCGTGGAACACCTGGCTGTCCTGCGAGGAGGTGGACCGCGGCTACGTCTACGAGACCGACCCGTGGGGAACGAAGGCGGCGGTCCGCCGGGACACGATGGGCCGCTTCAAGCACGAGGCGGCGGCCGTCGACCCGGTCCGCAGGGTCGTCTACCTGACCGAGGACGTCTCGGACAGCTGCTTCTACCGCTTCCGGCCGACGACGTGGGGCGATTTATCCTCCGGCACGCTGGAGGTACTGGTGGGGGGCAGCGGCACCAGCGGTCCGGTGAGCTGGGCGCGGGTCCCCGACCCGTCCGGCGCCACCGCCACCCGCAACCAGGTCTCCGGCGCCAAGCGCTTCAACGGCGGCGAGGGCTGCCACTACGCGAACGACACCTGCTGGTTCACCACCAAGGGCGACAACCGCGTCTGGCAGTACAACGCCTCCGCCCAGACCATCGAACTCGCCTACGACGACTCCCTGGTCCCGGGCGGTGCCGCCCCCCTGACCGGCGTCGACAACGTCACCGGCTCCTCCTCGGGCGACCTGTTCGTGGCCGAGGACGGCGGCACCATGGAGATCTGCGTCATCACCCCCGACGACGTCGTGGCCCCCTTCCTCCGGGTGAACGGCCAGTCCGGCTCCGAGATCACCGGCCCGGCCTTCTCCCCGGACGGCACCCGCCTGTACTTCTCCAGCCAGCGCGGCACCAGCGGCAGTTCGTCCGGCGGCATCACCTACGAGGTGAAGGGCCCGTTCCGCATCTGA
- the ppdK gene encoding pyruvate, phosphate dikinase, with amino-acid sequence MSENKDLHGTQQGGSVEGVKFVYDFTEGNKDLKDLLGGKGANLAEMTNLGLPVPPGFTITTEACKVYLDSGEEPAALRDEVSAHLDALEAAMGKKLGQAEDPLLVSVRSGAKFSMPGMMDTVLNIGLSDKSVQGLAKQAGDDRFAWDSYRRLIQMFGKTVLGVDGDLFEDALEAAKTAKKVTVDTELEAADLKKLVTRFKKIVKTEAGRDFPQDPREQMDLAIHAVFDSWNTDRAKLYRRQERIPHDLGTAVNVCSMVFGNLGPDSGTGVAFTRDPASGHQGVYGDYLQNAQGEDVVAGIRNTVPLADLEQIDKKSYDQLMQIMETLENHYKDLCDIEFTIERGQLWMLQTRVGKRTAGAAFRIATQLVDQGLIDEAEALTRVTGAQLAQLMFPRFDEEAKVEKVGRGIAASPGAAVGKAVFDSYTAVKWSRSGEKVILVRRETNPDDLDGMIAAEGILTSRGGKTSHAAVVARGMGKTCVCGAEELEVDTKRRRMTVPGGHVVEEGDLISIDGSTGKVYLGEVPVVPSPVVEYFEGRMHPGADDADELVEAVHRMMAFADRKRRLRVRANADNAEDALRARRFGAQGIGLCRTEHMFLGDRRELVERLILADTQDEREECLKALLPHQKQDFVELFEAMDGLPVTIRLLDPPLHEFLPDITELSVRVALAESRQEPHENELRLLQAVHRLHEQNPMLGLRGVRLGLVIPGLFTMQVRAIAEAAAERRAAKGDPRAEIMIPLVGTVQELEIVREEADQVIAEVEQTTGTQLKLAIGTMIELPRAALTAGQIAEAAEFFSFGTNDLTQTVWGFSRDDVEASFFTAYLEKGIFGVSPFETIDKDGVGSLVKLAAEAGRATRPGLKLGVCGEHGGDPESVHFFHQVGLDYVSCSPFRIPVARLEAGRAAVTSNGSDHR; translated from the coding sequence GTGTCGGAAAACAAAGATCTCCATGGAACCCAGCAGGGCGGGAGTGTTGAGGGCGTGAAGTTCGTCTACGACTTCACCGAGGGCAACAAGGACCTCAAGGACCTTCTCGGCGGGAAAGGCGCGAACCTCGCCGAGATGACCAATCTGGGCCTCCCCGTCCCTCCCGGCTTCACCATCACCACGGAAGCCTGCAAGGTCTACCTGGACAGCGGTGAGGAACCGGCGGCACTGCGTGACGAGGTGAGTGCGCACCTCGACGCACTCGAAGCGGCGATGGGCAAGAAGCTCGGCCAGGCCGAGGACCCCCTCCTGGTGTCGGTCCGCTCCGGGGCGAAGTTCTCCATGCCCGGCATGATGGACACCGTCCTGAACATCGGCCTCTCCGACAAGTCCGTCCAGGGCCTGGCCAAGCAGGCCGGCGACGACCGTTTCGCCTGGGACTCCTACCGGCGTCTCATCCAGATGTTCGGCAAGACCGTCCTCGGCGTCGACGGCGACCTCTTCGAGGACGCGCTGGAGGCGGCGAAGACGGCCAAGAAGGTCACGGTCGACACCGAGCTGGAGGCCGCCGACCTCAAGAAGCTGGTCACCAGGTTCAAGAAGATCGTCAAGACCGAGGCCGGCCGGGACTTCCCGCAGGATCCGCGTGAGCAGATGGACCTCGCCATCCACGCGGTCTTCGACTCCTGGAACACCGACCGGGCCAAGCTCTACCGCCGTCAGGAGCGCATCCCGCACGACCTGGGCACGGCCGTCAACGTCTGCTCCATGGTCTTCGGCAACCTCGGCCCGGACTCCGGCACCGGCGTCGCCTTCACCCGCGACCCCGCCTCCGGCCACCAGGGCGTCTACGGCGACTACCTGCAGAACGCGCAGGGCGAGGACGTGGTCGCGGGCATCCGCAACACCGTGCCGCTCGCCGATCTGGAGCAGATCGACAAGAAGTCGTACGACCAGCTGATGCAGATCATGGAGACGCTGGAGAACCACTACAAGGACCTCTGCGACATCGAGTTCACCATCGAGCGCGGCCAGCTGTGGATGCTCCAGACCCGCGTCGGCAAGCGCACCGCGGGCGCGGCCTTCCGCATCGCCACCCAGCTGGTGGACCAGGGCCTGATCGACGAGGCCGAGGCGCTCACCCGCGTCACCGGCGCCCAGCTCGCCCAGCTGATGTTCCCGCGCTTCGACGAGGAGGCGAAGGTCGAGAAGGTCGGGCGCGGCATCGCGGCCTCGCCGGGCGCGGCGGTCGGCAAGGCGGTCTTCGACTCGTACACGGCCGTCAAGTGGTCCCGCTCCGGCGAGAAGGTCATCCTGGTCCGCCGGGAGACCAACCCCGACGACCTGGACGGCATGATCGCCGCCGAGGGCATCCTCACCTCCCGCGGCGGCAAGACCTCGCACGCCGCCGTCGTCGCCCGCGGCATGGGCAAGACCTGTGTGTGCGGCGCGGAGGAGCTGGAGGTCGACACCAAGCGCCGCCGGATGACCGTCCCCGGCGGGCACGTCGTCGAGGAAGGCGACCTGATCTCCATCGACGGCTCCACCGGCAAGGTCTACCTCGGTGAGGTACCCGTCGTACCGTCACCGGTCGTGGAGTACTTCGAGGGCCGGATGCACCCGGGCGCCGACGACGCCGACGAACTGGTCGAGGCGGTCCACCGGATGATGGCCTTCGCCGACCGCAAGCGCCGGCTGCGGGTGCGCGCCAACGCCGACAACGCCGAGGACGCGCTGCGCGCCCGCCGCTTCGGCGCCCAGGGCATCGGCCTGTGCCGCACCGAGCACATGTTCCTCGGCGACCGGCGCGAGCTGGTGGAGCGGCTGATCCTGGCCGACACCCAGGACGAGCGCGAGGAGTGCCTCAAGGCGCTGCTGCCGCACCAGAAGCAGGACTTCGTCGAGCTGTTCGAGGCGATGGACGGCCTCCCGGTCACCATCCGGCTCCTCGACCCGCCGCTGCACGAGTTCCTGCCCGACATCACCGAGCTGTCGGTCCGGGTGGCGCTCGCCGAGTCCCGGCAGGAGCCGCACGAGAACGAACTGCGCCTGCTCCAGGCCGTGCACCGGCTGCACGAGCAGAACCCGATGCTGGGCCTGCGCGGAGTCCGCCTCGGCCTGGTCATCCCCGGCCTGTTCACCATGCAGGTGCGGGCCATCGCCGAAGCGGCGGCCGAGCGCCGGGCGGCCAAGGGCGACCCGCGTGCCGAGATCATGATCCCGCTGGTCGGCACGGTCCAGGAGCTGGAGATCGTCCGCGAGGAGGCCGACCAGGTCATCGCGGAGGTCGAGCAGACCACCGGCACGCAGCTGAAGCTCGCCATCGGCACGATGATCGAGCTGCCGCGCGCCGCCCTGACCGCCGGCCAGATCGCCGAGGCCGCCGAGTTCTTCTCCTTCGGCACCAACGACCTCACCCAGACGGTGTGGGGCTTCAGCCGGGACGACGTGGAGGCCAGCTTCTTCACGGCCTACCTGGAGAAGGGCATCTTCGGGGTCTCCCCGTTCGAGACGATCGACAAGGACGGCGTCGGCTCCCTGGTGAAGCTGGCCGCCGAGGCCGGCCGCGCCACCCGCCCCGGCCTCAAGCTCGGCGTCTGCGGCGAGCACGGCGGCGACCCGGAGTCGGTCCACTTCTTCCACCAGGTCGGCCTGGACTACGTCTCCTGCTCCCCGTTCCGCATCCCCGTCGCCCGCCTGGAGGCCGGCCGCGCCGCGGTCACCTCGAACGGCAGCGACCACCGCTGA
- the nirD gene encoding nitrite reductase small subunit NirD produces the protein MTLTPETTGLKVRLRLTDDWFTVCDLSTLLPGRGVAALLPDGRQAAVFTDRTGALYAVDNRDPFTGAAVLSRGLTGTHHGRPFVASPLLKQRFDLETGRCLDDDTVRLTTYETKAA, from the coding sequence ATGACCCTGACACCGGAGACCACCGGTCTGAAGGTTCGACTCCGCCTGACGGACGACTGGTTCACGGTCTGCGACCTGAGCACGCTGCTCCCCGGCCGCGGCGTGGCGGCCCTGCTGCCCGACGGCCGCCAGGCCGCCGTCTTCACCGACCGCACCGGCGCCCTGTACGCCGTCGACAACCGTGACCCCTTCACCGGCGCGGCGGTCCTCTCCCGCGGCCTGACCGGCACCCACCACGGCCGCCCCTTCGTCGCCTCCCCCCTCCTGAAGCAGCGCTTCGACCTGGAGACGGGCCGGTGCCTGGACGACGACACGGTCCGGCTGACGACGTACGAGACCAAGGCGGCGTGA
- a CDS encoding excalibur calcium-binding domain-containing protein — MAGSLPVNLSCKSAAVTVAALALAALPLTTATAHEGSHPFKNCTEAYDAGYKNIEVGDEHYGKHLDRDGDGVGCDQAPAGFVPVGDKDTATDSGSDAGAGDTGADSGSGSGSGSDDKGSTEKGGGTDLAETGGNSATPYLAAGGAAVVLAGGGVLFAARRRRGTN; from the coding sequence ATGGCTGGGAGTCTCCCCGTGAACCTGTCCTGCAAGTCCGCCGCCGTGACCGTCGCCGCGCTCGCACTGGCCGCACTGCCCCTCACCACCGCCACGGCCCACGAGGGCAGCCACCCGTTCAAGAACTGCACCGAGGCGTACGACGCCGGGTACAAGAACATCGAGGTGGGCGACGAGCACTACGGCAAGCACCTGGACCGCGACGGCGACGGCGTCGGCTGCGACCAGGCACCGGCGGGCTTCGTCCCCGTCGGCGACAAGGACACCGCCACGGACAGCGGCTCGGACGCCGGAGCCGGCGACACCGGCGCCGACTCCGGCTCCGGCTCCGGCTCCGGCTCCGACGACAAGGGCAGCACCGAAAAGGGCGGCGGCACCGACCTCGCCGAGACCGGCGGCAACAGCGCCACCCCGTACCTCGCGGCCGGCGGCGCGGCCGTCGTCCTGGCGGGCGGCGGGGTGCTGTTCGCGGCGCGCCGGCGCCGCGGCACGAACTGA